TTTCTCCTATCAGGATAATATTGAAACCTTGAAAAATGTTAGTTTTACCGCCCGACAAGGAGAAGTAACGGCTCTGGTTGGTCCTTCAGGCGGTGGGAAAAGCACCATTGCTAAACTGGCAGCGCGATTTTGGGATATCGAAAAAGGTGCTATTACCCTTGGCGAAAATGACATTTCTCAAGTTGATCCAGAAGCATTACTTAATCATTATTCGATCGTTTTTCAGGATGTCACCTTGTTTAATGCCAGCGTGATGGAGAACATTCGCTTGGGGAAAAAAGATGCCTCTGATGTGGAAGTGATTAAAGCGGCCCAGTTGGCCCAATGTGATGAGTTTGTCAAGCAACTGCCGCAGGGGTATGAAACTCGGATTGGGGAAAATGGTGAAAAATTATCCGGCGGTGAACGGCAGCGAATTTCCATTGCACGGGCGATTTTAAAAGACGCACCAATTATTTTACTTGATGAAGCAACGGCATCTCTTGATGCCGAAAATGAAAGTAAAATTCAAAGTGCATTAGGTGAGTTGGTAAAAAACAAGACCGTATTAATCATTGCTCATCGAATGCGAACCGTTTTAGGAGCCGATAAAATTGTTGTGATAAAAGATGGCGAGATCGTAGAAACCGGTAAGCCGCAGGTACTTAAAGAAAAAAAAGGTGTTTTTGCTTCAATGTTGAAAGCTCAATATGAACAAATATAGATAATTATAAAAAAACATTGTCTGAATTATAATAATTCAGGCAATGTTTTTTAATGTCAGGACTTATCAAGTTTAAGTCCGGCCACAAAACCATCAATCAGATCCATATGTTGGGACATCGCAAAGGCCGCATTAAGGGGTTCTTTGTTACGGAGTGCGTTGAGAATGTTCCGGTGTTGTTGATCAATGATTGGACCCCGTTCGGTATCTAAGAGAATCGCAATACGGATATCCTTGATTAGCGCTTCAATGAGTGTAGCGGAAGAGAGTAAGACATTTCGAATCATTTTATTTTCCGAAGCGGTGGCAATTTCATAGTGAAATTGCTTGTCCAATTCAGCCCGGACCGATTCATCAGTTTCGGTTTCGATGGCATAACAAAGTTTTTCCAAACTGGCATAACGTTCGGGGGTCATGTTTTTCGCGGCTAGCTTTGCCGATTCCGTTTCCAATGCCCGGCGAAGTTCCTGAACTTCACTGAGCTGACCATTGCTAAGCCAGAACATGATGGTCAGCGGTTGGGTAAGGGTATCCTCAAAATTTTCGGCAATAAAATTGCCTTCACCTTGCTGACAGACCACCAGACCGATCATTTCCAAAGCTCGGATAGCTTCTCGGATGGTCGCCCGGGAAACGCCCAATTGTTCGGCCCATTGTCGTTCGGAAGGAAGTCGATCACCGCTTTTTAAATGACCTTGGATAATATTTTCTTTTATTTGCTCGAGAATCTGCAAATATATTTTTGTGTGTGCAATTTCAGTAAACATATAAATACTTCACTTCATTTCATTTTTAATTTTTAGATAATCATTAACCATTGTACCACAATCAATTTTAAAACTCAAAAAGATAAAATCGTTCATAAAAAAATATGAAAACGTTATTTTAGTGCTTGACATGTATTTACGAAACGATTATAATGGCAACAGGTAAGTGGTCTGACCACTAGACCAATGGCAAAATTTTATCAATGATTTTTGATGTTTTTGAATGGGTTTAAGCGGATTCATAATTGCGAAATTCTTTAGATGATACCTTTTTTGCTGTTTGTTGAAAATCAACAAGCAGCAAATAATTTCGCACTGAGAAATGAAAAAATAACTTTAATTAATTTAATGGAGGGCGAGTATGAAAATACTGGTATGTATCAAACAGGTTCCCGGAACTTCCAATGTCGAAGTAGACCCGGAAACCGGGGTTCTAATTCGTGATGGTGTGGAATCAAAATTAAATCCCTACGATTTATTCGGTTTAGAAACGGCATTTCGTTTAAAAGAACAATTAGGCGGGACCATTACCACGTTATCAATGGGACCAATGCAAAGCAAAGAAGTTCTCATGGAATCGTTTTACATGGGCGCTGATGAGGGTTGTTTATTATCGGATCGAAAATTCGGCGGGGCCGATGTGGTAGCGACCAGTTATACCTTAGCGCAGGGCACCAAACGATTGGGTGACTTTGATCTGATCATTTGCGGTAAACAAACCACCGATGGCGATACTGCTCAAGTAGGTCCGGAAATGGCTGAATTTTTGGGAATCCCTCATGTTACCAATGTGATTAAAATTCTGGCCGCTGATGAAAAGGGATTAACCCTGCAAATGAATATGGAAGAATCGCTGGAGATACAACGGGTTCCTTATCCCTGCCTGATTACGGTTGACAAGGATATTTATACACCAAGACTGCCGTCTTATAAACGAAAACTTGATATATCCAAAAACCCTGAAATTAAAATATTAACGCTAAAAGATATGTACGACACCAACGAAAAAAAATATGGACTGAGCGGATCACCGACACAGGTGGAACGAATTTTCCCACCGGAAAGCAATGTTGAAAAAACCAGTTTTGAAGGCGATGGCAAGGTTTTGGCAAAAGCGCTATTGGGGATTTTAACAGAAAAAAAATATTTAGGCTAGAAAGGAAAAAATCATGGCAGGAA
This is a stretch of genomic DNA from Acetobacterium woodii DSM 1030. It encodes these proteins:
- a CDS encoding FadR/GntR family transcriptional regulator is translated as MFTEIAHTKIYLQILEQIKENIIQGHLKSGDRLPSERQWAEQLGVSRATIREAIRALEMIGLVVCQQGEGNFIAENFEDTLTQPLTIMFWLSNGQLSEVQELRRALETESAKLAAKNMTPERYASLEKLCYAIETETDESVRAELDKQFHYEIATASENKMIRNVLLSSATLIEALIKDIRIAILLDTERGPIIDQQHRNILNALRNKEPLNAAFAMSQHMDLIDGFVAGLKLDKS
- the lctB gene encoding lactate dehydrogenase subunit LctB: MKILVCIKQVPGTSNVEVDPETGVLIRDGVESKLNPYDLFGLETAFRLKEQLGGTITTLSMGPMQSKEVLMESFYMGADEGCLLSDRKFGGADVVATSYTLAQGTKRLGDFDLIICGKQTTDGDTAQVGPEMAEFLGIPHVTNVIKILAADEKGLTLQMNMEESLEIQRVPYPCLITVDKDIYTPRLPSYKRKLDISKNPEIKILTLKDMYDTNEKKYGLSGSPTQVERIFPPESNVEKTSFEGDGKVLAKALLGILTEKKYLG